In Camelus ferus isolate YT-003-E chromosome 10, BCGSAC_Cfer_1.0, whole genome shotgun sequence, the following proteins share a genomic window:
- the ATG16L2 gene encoding autophagy-related protein 16-2 isoform X7 — protein sequence MAYQVVVKSEALGALESQLGERRGRLAALEARVAQLQEARAQGVQQVDARCALNEAQREAYEALRARAGHLEAALRRLEEEARDLVERLVQRKARAAAERNLRNERRERAKQARVSLELKKAAKRTVSISESPDTLGDGIIEEAETLALAAEPESLESEAGEKWKRPFRSASATSLTLSRCVDVVKGLLDFKKRRGHSIGGAPEQRYQSIPMCVAARLPTRAQDVLDAHLSEVNAVCFGPNSSLLATGGADRLILLWNVVGGRLKANQTLEGAGGSITSVDFDPSGSQVLAATYNKAAQLWKVGEAQSKETLSGHADKVTAAKFKLTRHQAVTGSRDRTVKEWDLGRAYCSRTINVISYCNDVVCGDHVIISGHNDQKIRFWDSRGPRCIQVIPVQGRVTSLSLSHDQLHLLSCSRDDTLKVIDLRVSNIRQVFRADGFKCGSDWTKAVFSPDRSYALAGSWDGVLYIWNVDTGKLESSLQGPHSFAETWQPRIGMVRVRMRLQPTFARVKRLLGSHLL from the exons ATGGCCTACCAGGTGGTGGTGAAGAGCGAGGCGCTCGGCGCCCTGGAGTCGCAGCTGGGCGAACGGCGAGGCAG GCTGGCGGCTTTAGAGGCACGCGTGGCGCAGTTGCAGGAAGCGCGGGCGCAGGGGGTGCAGCAGGTAGACGCGCGGTGCGCGCTGAATGAGGCGCAGCGGGAGGCTTACGAGGCGCTGCGTGCGCGCGCCGGGCACCTGGAAGCGGCACTGCGCAGGCTCGAGGAAGAGGCCCGCGACCTGGTGGAGCGGCTGGTGCAGCGCAAGGCGCGCGCGGCCGCTGAGCGTAACCTGCGCAACGAGCGCCGCGAGAG GGCCAAGCAGGCGCGGGTATCCCTGGAGCTGAAGAAAGCAGCCAAGCGGACAGTGAGCATCAGCGA GAGCCCAGACACACTAGGTGATGGGATCATAGAGGAAGCAGAAACTCTAGCCCTGGCTGCTGAGCCAGAGTCCCTGGAGAGTGAGGCTGGCGAGAAATGGAAGAGGCCCTTCAG GTCTGCCTCTGCCACCTCCCTGACGCTGTCCCGCTGTGTGGATGTGGTGAAGGGGCTTCTAGA TTTCAAGAAGAGGAGAGGCCACTCAATAGGGGGAGCCCCCGAGCAGCGATACCAGAGCATCCCTATGTGCGTGGCTGCCCGACTTCCTACTCGAGCTCAGGATGTGCTG GATGCCCACCTCTCCGAGGTCAACGCTGTTTGTTTTGGCCCCAACAGCAGCCTTCTGGCCACTGGAGGGGCTGACCGGCTCATCCTCCTCTGGAATGTTGTGGGAG GTCGCCTGAAGGCCAACCAGACCCTTGAAGGAGCTGGCGGCAGCATCACCAGTGTGGACTTTGACCCCTCG ggctcccaggtATTGGCAGCTACTTACAATAAGGCCGCCCAGCTCTGGAAGGTGGGGGAGGCACAGTCCAAG GAGACACTATCTGGACATGCAGACAAAGTGACAGCTGCCAAATTCAAGCTAACACGGCATCAGGCGGTGACTGGGAGCCGGGACCGGACAGTGAAGGAGTGGGACCTTGGCCGCGCCTACT GCTCCAGGACCATCAATGTCATTTCCTACTGTAACGACGTGGTGTGTGGGGACCATGTCATCATTAGTGGCCACAATGACCAGAAGATCCGGTTCTGGGACAGCAG GGGACCCCGCTGCATCCAGGTCATCCCTGTGCAGGGCCGggtcacctccctgagcctcagccacGACCAGCTGCATCTGCTCAGCTGTTCTCGAGATGATACTCTTAAGGTCATTGACCTGCGTGTCAGCAATATCCGCCAGGTGTTCAG AGCTGATGGCTTCAAGTGTGGCTCTGACTGGACCAAAGCTGTGTTCAG TCCAGACAGAAGCTACGCACTGGCAGGTTCCTGGGATGGAGTGCTTTACATCTGGAACGTAGACACCGGGAAACTGGAGAGTAGCCTTCAGGGACCCCATAG TTTTGCAGAAACCTGGCAACCAAGGATTGGAATGGTGAGGGTGAGGATGAGACTACAGCCCACTTTTGCACGGGTCAAGAGACTCCTTGGGAGTCATCTTCTTTAA